One genomic window of Arvicola amphibius chromosome 4, mArvAmp1.2, whole genome shotgun sequence includes the following:
- the Lzts1 gene encoding leucine zipper putative tumor suppressor 1, which produces MGSVSSLISGHSFHSKHCRASQYKLRKSSHLKKLNRYSDGLLRFGFSQDSGRGKSSSKMGKSEDFFYIKVSQKARGSHRPDYTALSSGDMGGQAGVDFDPATPPKLMPFSNQLEMSSDKGPARPTAFKPVLPRSGAILHSSPESTSHQLHPMPPDKPKEQELKPGLCSGALSDSGRNSMSSLPTHSTASSYQLDPLVTPVGPTSRFGGSAHNITQGIILQDSNMMSLKALSFSDGGSKLAHPSKVDKGSSCVRSPLSTDERTIQELEQKLLQRESALQKLRRSFDEKEFVSGQTFEERPRRPRDELECLEPKGKLKPASQKSQRTQQVLQLQVLQLQQEKRQLRQELESLMKEQDLLETKLRSYEREKTNFAPALEETQWEVCQKSGEISLLKQQLKESQMEVNAKASELLSLKAQLKDTRGKLEAMDLKTQDLESALRTKGLELEVCENELQRKKNEAELLREKANILEQELLELRAQAASLGPLGVGPTFSEDIPALQRELERLRAELKEERQGHDQMSSGFQHERLVWKEEKEKVIQYQKQLQQSYLAMYQRNQRLEKALQQLARGDGGGEPFEIELEGADIPYEDIIATEI; this is translated from the exons ATGGGCAGTGTCAGCAGCCTCATCTCGGGCCACAGCTTCCATAGCAAGCATTGCCGTGCCTCGCAGTACAAGCTGCGCAAATCCTCCCACCTCAAGAAACTTAACCGGTACTCGGATGGGCTGCTGAGATTTGGCTTCTCCCAAGACTCAGGACGTGGCAAGTCCAGTTCCAAAATGGGGAAAAGTGAAGACTTCTTCTACATCAAGGTCAGCCAGAAGGCCCGAGGCTCCCACCGCCCAGACTACACAGCCCTATCCAGTGGGGACATGGGGGGACAGGCTGGGGTAGATTTTGATCCAGCCACCCCACCTAAGCTCATGCCTTTCTCCAATCAGCTGGAAATG AGCTCAGACAAGGGGCCAGCGAGACCCACTGCCTTCAAGCCTGTGCTGCCACGGTCCGGAGCCATCCTGCACTCCTCACCTGAGAGTACCAGTCACCAGCTTCACCCCATGCCTCCAGATAAGCCCAAGGAGCAGGAGCTGAAGCCAGGCCTGTGCTCGGGGGCACTGTCCGACTCGGGCCGGAACTCCATGTCTAGCCTGCCCACACATAGCACCGCGAGCAGCTACCAGCTGGATCCTCTGGTCACTCCCGTGGGGCCTACCAGCCGTTTTGGGGGTTCAGCCCACAACATCACACAGGGCATCATCCTTCAGGACAGTAATATGATGAGCCTGAAGGCTCTGTCGTTCTCAGATGGCGGCAGCAAGCTGGCTCACCCCAGCAAGGTGGACAAGGGCTCCTCGTGCGTGCGCTCCCCGCTGTCCACGGACGAGCGCACCATCCAGGAGCTGGAGCAAAAGCTTCTGCAAAGGGAAAGTGCCCTGCAGAAGCTCCGGCGCAGTTTCGACGAGAAGGAGTTTGTCTCCGGTCAGACCTTCGAGGAGCGCCCAAGGCGTCCCAGGGACGAACTGGAGTGCCTAGAACCCAAGGGTAAGCTGAAGCCGGCCTCCCAGAAGAGCCAGCGCACACAACAGGTGCTCCAGCTGCAGGTgctccagctgcagcaggagaaaCGGCAGCTTCGACAGGAGCTCGAGAGCCTAATGAAGGAGCAGGACCTTCTGGAGACCAAGCTGAGGTCCTACGAGCGGGAGAAGACGAACTTCGCCCCTGCACTCGAGGAGACCCAATGGGAG GTGTGCCAGAAGTCAGGCGAGATCTCCCTTCTGAAGCAGCAGCTCAAAGAGTCCCAGATGGAGGTGAACGCGAAGGCCAGTGAGCTCCTCAGTCTGAAGGCACAGCTGAAGGACACCCGGGGCAAGCTGGAGGCCATGGATCTGAAGACGCAGGACTTGGAGAGCGCCCTGCGCACCAAGGGGCTGGAGCTCGAGGTCTGTGAGAATGAACTGCAGCGCAAGAAGAACGAGGCAGAGCTGCTGCGGGAGAAGGCGAACATTTTGGAGCAGGAGCTGCTGGAGCTGCGGGCCCAGGCTGCCTCCCTGGGGCCTCTAGGGGTTGGGCCTACTTTCTCAGAGGACATCCCTGCTCTGCAGCGGGAGCTGGAGCGGCTGCGGGCTGAGCTgaaggaggagaggcagggccaTGACCAGATGTCCTCCGGCTTCCAGCATGAGCGGTTAgtgtggaaggaagagaaggagaaagtgattCAGTACCAAAAGCAGCTGCAGCAGAGCTATCTGGCCATGTACCAGCGCAACCAGCGTCTAGAGAAGGCCCTGCAGCAGCTGGCccgtggggatgggggaggggagccctTTGAAATTGAACTGGAGGGAGCTGATATCCCCTATGAAGACATCATAGCCACTGAGATCTGA